One region of Rhodocaloribacter litoris genomic DNA includes:
- a CDS encoding GWxTD domain-containing protein — protein sequence MVPCDDVRCRCGRRWLGLVLGLWLMLVPGVQAQEAVPEFDVDMLGRRGPAPTREMQVDVYTRIPYTRLSFLNTPNGFTARYEVSARVVEVDERARLRNVVLSRRWEGKVVVPTYAATQQEELSDFTMQTLSLPPGRYVFEMQIEDRASNQVFVREVPFVVRDLNRPVAVSDISLLDAYDTREQTMTPRVTNRVGSDEMRFKVFYEVYTEQPGRSVRIAHEVTRLEKDSGLPAVRALFTETEAGGEVVYQKAEASRLDGRTNQFIVDIPMEEGKVGTYVLRVRVEDEQGRPLDVAERVFTVRWTGLHEHIRNLDEAIAQLEYIAKKKELDYIRSAPTEDERYRRFMAFWEKRDPTPGTRRNERMEEYYYRVAYANERYRHLINEGWKTDRGYVMIRFGEPDAIDRHPYSFNAKPYEVWYYYRIGRRFIFIDETGLGDYKLLVPVWDERTRIR from the coding sequence ATGGTACCTTGTGACGACGTGCGTTGCCGGTGTGGGAGGAGGTGGCTCGGGCTGGTCCTCGGGCTGTGGCTGATGCTGGTGCCGGGTGTGCAGGCGCAGGAGGCCGTGCCCGAGTTCGACGTGGACATGCTCGGCCGGCGTGGCCCGGCGCCCACCCGCGAGATGCAGGTGGACGTCTACACCCGGATCCCGTACACCCGCCTCTCCTTTCTCAACACGCCGAACGGCTTTACGGCGCGGTATGAGGTCTCCGCGCGGGTCGTCGAGGTGGACGAGCGGGCGCGGCTGCGCAACGTGGTGCTGTCGCGCCGGTGGGAGGGCAAGGTCGTCGTGCCCACCTATGCGGCGACCCAGCAGGAGGAGCTCTCGGACTTCACGATGCAGACGCTCAGCCTGCCCCCCGGACGGTACGTCTTCGAGATGCAGATCGAGGACCGGGCCTCCAACCAGGTGTTTGTCCGGGAAGTGCCCTTCGTCGTGCGGGATCTCAACAGGCCGGTCGCCGTCAGCGACATCAGCCTCCTCGATGCCTACGACACCCGGGAGCAGACCATGACCCCGCGTGTCACGAACCGGGTGGGCAGCGACGAGATGCGGTTCAAGGTCTTCTACGAAGTCTACACCGAGCAACCCGGGCGCAGCGTCCGCATCGCCCACGAAGTGACCCGCCTGGAGAAGGACAGCGGCCTGCCGGCGGTGCGTGCGCTCTTTACCGAAACGGAGGCCGGAGGCGAGGTCGTCTACCAGAAAGCCGAAGCCTCCCGGCTCGACGGGCGCACGAACCAGTTCATCGTCGACATTCCGATGGAGGAGGGCAAGGTCGGCACCTACGTCCTCCGCGTGCGCGTCGAGGACGAGCAGGGCCGGCCGCTCGACGTGGCCGAGCGCGTCTTTACGGTGCGGTGGACCGGCCTGCACGAGCACATCCGTAACCTGGACGAGGCCATCGCCCAGCTCGAATACATCGCCAAAAAGAAAGAGCTGGACTACATCCGGAGCGCCCCGACCGAGGACGAGCGCTACCGCCGGTTCATGGCGTTCTGGGAAAAGCGTGACCCGACCCCCGGCACCCGGCGCAACGAGCGCATGGAGGAATACTATTACCGTGTCGCCTACGCCAACGAGCGCTACCGCCACCTCATCAACGAAGGCTGGAAGACCGACCGCGGCTACGTGATGATCCGCTTCGGTGAGCCGGACGCCATCGACCGCCACCCCTACAGCTTCAACGCCAAACCCTACGAGGTATGGTACTACTACCGGATCGGCCGCCGCTTCATCTTCATCGACGAAACCGGTCTGGGGGACTACAAGCTGCTCGTGCCGGTCTGGGACGAACGTACCCGCATCCGGTAG
- the fmt gene encoding methionyl-tRNA formyltransferase, with amino-acid sequence MRIVFMGTPAFAVPSLERLVAHGYRPVAVVTGPDRPRGRGQKHTPTPVKEAARRLGIETILQPESVKDPAFAAAVAALKPDLIVVVAYRILPPAVYQTARLGAFNLHGSLLPRYRGAAPIHRAVMAGETETGVTTFFLQEKVDTGNIILQKRLSIGPDETAGEVHDRMMELGADAVLETVRLIEAGRANATPQDDRLATPAPKIFKEEARIPWDRTAAEVHNHIRGLSPQPGAWTLHGDTLLKLYRSRRTEGAGTPGTVLEAGDRLVVACGEGAVEVVELQREGHRRLPAPDFLRGYPLREGDRLH; translated from the coding sequence ATGCGCATCGTTTTCATGGGGACGCCGGCCTTCGCCGTACCTTCGCTGGAGCGGCTGGTCGCCCACGGATACCGGCCCGTGGCCGTGGTGACGGGGCCGGACCGGCCGCGCGGGCGCGGGCAGAAGCACACGCCCACGCCCGTCAAGGAGGCGGCCCGGCGCCTCGGTATCGAGACGATCCTCCAGCCCGAGTCGGTGAAGGATCCGGCCTTCGCCGCGGCGGTGGCCGCGCTGAAACCCGACCTGATCGTGGTGGTGGCCTACCGGATCCTGCCGCCGGCCGTTTACCAGACGGCCCGCCTCGGGGCGTTCAACCTCCACGGTTCACTCCTGCCCCGTTATCGCGGGGCGGCGCCCATCCACCGCGCCGTCATGGCCGGGGAGACCGAAACGGGCGTCACCACGTTCTTTCTCCAGGAAAAGGTCGATACGGGCAACATCATCCTGCAAAAGCGCCTGTCCATCGGGCCGGACGAGACGGCCGGCGAGGTGCACGACCGGATGATGGAACTCGGGGCCGATGCGGTCCTCGAAACGGTGCGCCTGATCGAAGCCGGGCGGGCGAACGCCACCCCCCAGGACGACCGCCTCGCCACCCCCGCGCCGAAGATCTTCAAGGAGGAGGCCCGCATCCCGTGGGACCGGACGGCCGCCGAGGTGCACAACCACATCCGCGGCCTTTCCCCGCAGCCCGGTGCCTGGACCCTGCACGGCGACACGCTGCTGAAACTCTACCGGTCTCGCCGCACCGAAGGTGCGGGCACGCCGGGCACGGTGCTCGAAGCCGGGGATCGCCTCGTGGTGGCCTGCGGCGAGGGCGCCGTCGAGGTCGTCGAACTGCAGCGGGAAGGGCATCGCCGCCTGCCCGCGCCGGACTTTCTTCGGGGCTATCCCCTCCGCGAAGGCGACCGGTTGCACTGA
- a CDS encoding AAA family ATPase codes for MQLLDSLLASWDDLGEAARHLAETPGWTDGELRTVADVLAPAEAGEAGRPALAAALGELAGCLVVATEAEAHRAMARLHAGAKGAATFLVMERLKPVPSPPAPAGARPLAELVRALPGYERLPAVLLFDAYLVEDRATAEALAATVPAPARFFTRSGEWVDARGLLHGGGPSAGTTPAAARIGRRAQREAAREMLHRHAEALARAEAEVDAARAALDAVPFDAARAALSEAERDLAGAEKEQARLLAAREALEQRRAALAERRAALQADLDAVQAEHAALAAETEAAAAALDAARARRDEAEEAFRQADAESRAALNRHNEAEVAAVEARNRHDNLQRDLERTRTALADLDRRDRENEAARERLEKRQAELHTRLETLDREIDDLQAGYAGLETEVNAARDALLQTRAAISDLEARLRDVRRERENDLRQESQNEVRLAEVRTRLGDLLAHVEESFGRTLPEDPVPLEPGFDEQAARAEVQQLRAEIRTMGPVNALALETYREENSRLEFLTGQLRDLEEAEATLLSTIDEINTTASERFLTTFNAIRENFVRLFAELFGGEASADVMLADPDDPLESPIEIIARPRGKRPSTLAQLSGGEKTLTAIALLFAIYLVKPSPFCILDEVDAPLDDANIDRFMKLIRSFADSTQFILVTHNKRTMEAADRMYGITMQEQGVSQLVGVRFDEALALAEEQ; via the coding sequence GTGCAACTCCTCGACAGCCTGCTCGCCTCCTGGGACGACCTCGGCGAGGCCGCCCGGCACCTGGCCGAAACGCCCGGCTGGACCGACGGCGAGCTGCGCACCGTCGCCGACGTGCTCGCCCCGGCCGAAGCCGGCGAGGCCGGTCGTCCGGCCCTTGCCGCAGCCCTGGGCGAGCTCGCCGGCTGCCTGGTCGTCGCCACCGAGGCCGAGGCCCACCGGGCCATGGCCCGGCTCCACGCCGGCGCGAAGGGCGCCGCCACGTTCCTGGTGATGGAGCGGCTCAAACCCGTGCCGTCGCCCCCGGCCCCCGCAGGGGCTCGCCCGCTGGCGGAGCTCGTCCGGGCCCTGCCGGGCTATGAACGGTTGCCGGCCGTGCTCCTCTTCGATGCCTACCTGGTCGAGGATCGGGCGACGGCCGAGGCGCTGGCGGCCACCGTCCCCGCCCCGGCACGCTTCTTCACCCGCTCGGGCGAATGGGTCGATGCGCGCGGGCTCCTTCACGGCGGCGGTCCCTCGGCCGGGACCACGCCGGCGGCCGCCCGCATCGGGCGCCGGGCGCAGCGCGAAGCCGCCCGCGAGATGCTGCACCGGCACGCCGAAGCCCTGGCCCGGGCCGAAGCCGAGGTCGACGCGGCCCGGGCCGCCCTCGACGCCGTCCCCTTCGACGCGGCCCGGGCCGCCCTCAGCGAGGCCGAACGGGACCTGGCCGGGGCCGAGAAGGAACAGGCCCGCCTTCTGGCCGCCCGCGAAGCCCTCGAACAGCGTCGCGCCGCGCTGGCCGAACGCCGCGCCGCCCTCCAGGCCGACCTCGACGCCGTGCAGGCGGAGCACGCCGCCCTGGCCGCCGAGACGGAGGCCGCCGCCGCCGCCCTCGACGCCGCCCGGGCCCGCCGCGACGAGGCCGAGGAGGCCTTCCGCCAGGCCGACGCCGAGAGCCGCGCCGCCCTGAACCGGCACAACGAGGCTGAAGTCGCCGCCGTCGAGGCCCGCAACCGCCACGACAACCTGCAACGCGACCTCGAACGCACCCGCACCGCCCTGGCCGACCTCGACCGCCGCGACCGGGAAAACGAGGCCGCCCGCGAACGCCTCGAAAAACGACAGGCCGAACTGCACACCCGCCTCGAAACCCTCGACCGCGAAATCGACGACCTGCAGGCCGGGTATGCCGGTCTCGAGACGGAGGTCAACGCCGCACGGGATGCCCTCCTGCAAACCCGCGCCGCCATCTCCGACCTCGAAGCCCGCCTCCGCGACGTGCGACGCGAGCGCGAAAACGATCTGCGCCAGGAAAGCCAGAACGAGGTGCGCCTGGCCGAGGTGCGCACCCGCCTCGGTGATCTGCTCGCCCACGTCGAGGAAAGCTTCGGCCGCACCCTGCCGGAGGATCCGGTCCCGCTCGAACCCGGCTTCGACGAGCAGGCGGCCCGGGCCGAGGTGCAGCAACTGCGGGCCGAAATCCGCACGATGGGGCCGGTCAATGCCCTCGCCCTCGAAACTTACCGGGAAGAAAACAGCCGCCTCGAGTTTCTCACCGGCCAGCTCCGGGACCTCGAAGAAGCCGAGGCCACCCTGCTCAGCACCATCGACGAGATCAACACCACCGCCTCCGAGCGCTTCCTGACGACCTTCAATGCCATCCGGGAAAACTTCGTCCGGCTCTTTGCCGAGCTCTTCGGCGGCGAAGCGTCGGCCGACGTGATGCTGGCCGATCCGGACGACCCGCTCGAGTCGCCCATCGAAATCATAGCCCGGCCCCGCGGCAAGCGCCCGAGCACGCTCGCCCAGCTCTCCGGCGGCGAGAAGACGCTCACGGCCATCGCCCTGCTCTTCGCCATCTATCTCGTCAAACCCAGCCCCTTCTGCATCCTCGACGAGGTGGATGCCCCCCTCGACGATGCCAACATCGACCGCTTCATGAAACTCATCCGCTCCTTTGCGGACTCGACCCAGTTCATCCTGGTGACGCACAACAAACGCACCATGGAAGCGGCCGACCGGATGTACGGCATCACCATGCAGGAACAGGGCGTCTCCCAGCTCGTCGGCGTCCGGTTCGACGAGGCCCTGGCGCTGGCCGAAGAGCAGTGA
- a CDS encoding response regulator, whose amino-acid sequence MATILVVDDEPSMRLAVSEHLRRGGHEVASAANGQEALKLMAETSYDLLITDILMPEKEGIETIRDVRRLHPETKIIAISGGGRYDAGDYYLSIASQFGTDATLAKPFSGRELMETVARVLNAP is encoded by the coding sequence ATGGCAACCATCCTCGTAGTCGACGACGAACCTTCGATGCGGCTGGCCGTCAGCGAGCACCTGCGGCGCGGCGGGCACGAGGTCGCCAGCGCGGCAAACGGGCAAGAGGCGCTGAAGCTGATGGCCGAGACCTCCTATGACCTGCTCATCACGGACATCCTCATGCCGGAGAAGGAAGGGATCGAAACCATCCGGGACGTGCGCCGCCTGCATCCCGAGACGAAGATCATTGCCATCTCCGGCGGCGGGCGATACGACGCCGGCGACTACTACCTGTCCATCGCGTCACAGTTCGGCACCGATGCCACGCTGGCCAAGCCCTTTTCCGGCCGGGAACTGATGGAGACCGTCGCCCGCGTCCTGAACGCCCCCTGA
- the ftsY gene encoding signal recognition particle-docking protein FtsY encodes MGIFDRFKKEETTTHDQERLEAGLEKTRTSFFGKLNRLVRGKDTVDDEVLDRLEEVLVTSDVGVKTTLDIIDAVQARVQRDKYVSTGELNALIRDEIARLMLAHAPGHPADFEAPLPHKPHVIMVVGVNGVGKTTTIGKMAYRYRQAGKSVLLGAADTFRAAAVEQLDVWAERAGVPVIKQGQGADPAAVAFDTLAAARSRGVDVVIIDTAGRLHTKGGLMDELAKIKRVMDRQIPGAPHEVLLVLDASTGQNALRQAEEFTRSVDVTGLVLTKLDGTAKGGIVIGISNEFQIPVKYIGVGERIDDLQVFDRQRFVEALFR; translated from the coding sequence ATGGGCATCTTCGACCGGTTCAAGAAAGAGGAAACGACGACGCACGATCAGGAGCGGCTGGAGGCCGGGCTGGAGAAGACCCGCACCAGCTTCTTCGGCAAGCTCAACCGGCTCGTGCGCGGCAAGGACACCGTCGACGACGAGGTGCTCGACCGGCTGGAGGAGGTCCTCGTCACGAGCGACGTGGGCGTCAAGACGACGCTCGACATCATCGACGCGGTGCAGGCGCGGGTACAGCGCGACAAGTACGTCTCCACCGGCGAGCTCAACGCGCTGATCCGGGACGAGATCGCCCGGCTGATGCTGGCGCACGCCCCCGGGCATCCGGCCGACTTCGAGGCCCCGTTGCCCCACAAGCCGCACGTCATCATGGTCGTGGGCGTCAACGGCGTGGGCAAGACGACGACCATCGGCAAGATGGCCTACCGCTACCGGCAGGCCGGCAAGTCGGTGCTGCTCGGCGCGGCCGACACGTTCCGCGCCGCCGCCGTCGAGCAGCTCGACGTCTGGGCCGAACGGGCCGGCGTGCCCGTCATCAAGCAGGGGCAGGGGGCCGATCCCGCCGCCGTCGCCTTCGACACGCTGGCCGCCGCCAGGAGCCGCGGCGTCGACGTGGTCATCATCGACACGGCCGGCCGCCTGCACACCAAGGGCGGGCTCATGGACGAGCTGGCCAAGATCAAGCGCGTCATGGACCGGCAGATCCCCGGCGCCCCGCACGAGGTGCTGCTCGTGCTCGACGCCTCCACCGGGCAGAACGCCCTCCGGCAGGCCGAGGAGTTCACCCGCAGCGTCGACGTCACCGGGCTGGTGCTCACCAAGCTCGACGGCACCGCCAAGGGGGGCATTGTGATTGGCATTTCGAACGAGTTCCAGATTCCCGTAAAATACATCGGTGTGGGTGAACGCATCGACGACCTTCAGGTGTTCGACCGGCAGCGCTTCGTCGAGGCCCTGTTTCGCTAG
- a CDS encoding NADPH-dependent FMN reductase, which yields MAASSLHILGLAGSLRARSYNRALLRAARELAPDGVEIETFDLAPIPLYNADLDTDERRPEAVTRLKEAITAADAVLLVSPEYNYGVPGVMKNALDWASRPGFRSPMAYKPTGIMGASAGASGTMRGQEQLKLNLLGMIAHVFPHPGVAVTRAADKFDDELNLVDEATRKFVRQYLEAFAGWVRRVQRPAEAMARG from the coding sequence ATGGCTGCATCATCGTTGCACATTCTGGGCCTCGCCGGTAGCCTGCGTGCGCGGTCCTACAACCGTGCGCTGCTGCGGGCCGCCCGGGAACTGGCCCCCGACGGCGTCGAGATCGAGACGTTCGACCTGGCACCCATCCCGCTCTACAACGCAGACCTGGACACCGACGAGCGCCGCCCGGAAGCCGTGACCCGGCTCAAGGAAGCCATCACGGCCGCCGACGCCGTGCTGCTGGTCAGCCCCGAATACAACTACGGCGTGCCGGGCGTGATGAAAAACGCGCTCGACTGGGCCTCGCGCCCCGGCTTCCGCTCGCCGATGGCATACAAACCGACGGGCATCATGGGCGCTTCGGCGGGCGCAAGCGGCACCATGCGCGGGCAGGAACAGCTCAAGCTCAACCTGCTCGGCATGATCGCCCACGTCTTTCCCCATCCGGGCGTGGCCGTCACCCGGGCCGCCGACAAGTTCGACGACGAGCTCAACCTGGTCGACGAGGCCACGCGCAAGTTCGTGCGGCAGTACCTCGAAGCCTTCGCCGGCTGGGTCCGGCGGGTACAGCGCCCGGCAGAGGCCATGGCCCGGGGATGA
- a CDS encoding PAS domain S-box protein, which produces MPDTILVVDDNASMVQLLNRVLTEAGYEVLEALSGEEALRMVAAHRPRLVLLDVVLPDLSGHEVLRRIKADPALGGVSVVMMTAQHRDVARQAEGLDAGAEDYLIRPVSNDELLARVRTYLRHRELLDRLHASETRFRRLFQDAATGIAVTTPEGRFLEANAAYCRMMGYSPEELREKTFVELTHPEDRAHNLELIRELLDGKRESVVIEKRYLTKTGDTVWGRVSVAAQRDERGRPATLIAVTEDITRQRTTEEALRENRRMLMTLMDNLPGMVYRCHNDRDWTMTFVSEGAHRLTGYAPADFTRGKVSFGALIHPDDRERVWAQVQAALRNDQPFELIYRIHTAAGAVRWVRERGQAVRSPDGDVRALEGFISDITEEKKANEVLRISEERFRLLSKATNDAVWDWNLVTDEVWWNEGFETLFGYRRDEVEPTSASRTRRIHPEDHDRIVPAVRQAIEQGETYWSGEYRFRRKDGTYAYVLDRGYIMRDPEGRPVRMIGGMTDLTERRQAEQRLAEQATLIDQASDAILVCDLDYRVRLWNHGAERIYGWQAAEVEGTPLTRRLFEDPDELHQVTAIVLEKGTWSGEMKHRTRNGTTVTVFGRWTLVRDEFGRPKSILAINTDITERKKLEQQVLRAQRMESIGTLAGGIAHDLNNVLAPILLSIELLKMDEPSEERRLILEDIEANARRGADMVRQVLTFARGDEGRRIPIDVAGLVRDVRKIVQDTFPKDIRFNLALPEGLWTVLGDPTQLHQVLMNLCVNARDAMPEGGTLTITLENTVLDEVYAGINPQARPGPYVVIVVEDTGVGIPSKLQDRIFEPFFTTKEVGKGTGLGLSTSLSIVTRHGGFINVYSEPGRGSRFKVYLPARVEPAVADAAAVEQSRLPRGQGETVLVVDDEESIRSAVKRTLERFGYRVLLAGHGAEAVSLYARHGDTIDVVLTDMAMPVMDGPATIVALKALDPNVRIIGSSGLGGNGHVAKAAEAGVRHFIPKPYTADALLTTLHAVLSETS; this is translated from the coding sequence ATGCCCGACACGATCCTCGTCGTTGACGACAACGCGTCGATGGTGCAGCTCCTGAACCGGGTGCTCACCGAAGCCGGCTACGAAGTCCTGGAAGCCCTCAGCGGCGAGGAGGCGCTTCGCATGGTCGCGGCGCACCGGCCCCGGCTGGTCCTGCTGGACGTGGTTCTGCCCGACCTCTCCGGCCACGAGGTGCTCCGGCGGATCAAGGCCGACCCGGCGCTGGGCGGCGTCTCGGTGGTCATGATGACGGCCCAGCACCGGGATGTGGCCCGGCAGGCCGAAGGGCTCGACGCCGGCGCCGAGGACTACCTCATCCGGCCCGTCTCCAACGACGAACTGCTGGCGCGCGTGCGCACCTACCTGCGGCACCGCGAGCTCCTGGACCGGCTGCATGCCAGCGAGACGCGCTTCCGCCGGCTGTTCCAGGACGCCGCCACGGGCATCGCCGTCACCACCCCGGAAGGCCGCTTCCTGGAAGCCAATGCCGCCTATTGCCGGATGATGGGCTACTCCCCGGAAGAGCTGCGCGAGAAAACCTTCGTCGAGCTCACCCATCCGGAGGACCGGGCACACAACCTGGAGCTGATCCGCGAACTGCTCGACGGGAAACGGGAGAGCGTCGTCATCGAGAAGCGTTACCTGACGAAAACCGGCGACACCGTCTGGGGCCGGGTCAGCGTGGCCGCACAGCGGGACGAGCGCGGCCGGCCGGCAACCCTCATCGCCGTGACGGAGGACATCACCCGGCAACGGACCACCGAAGAGGCCCTGCGCGAGAACCGGCGCATGCTCATGACGCTGATGGACAACCTGCCCGGCATGGTCTACCGGTGCCACAACGACCGGGACTGGACGATGACGTTCGTCAGCGAAGGAGCGCACCGGCTGACCGGCTACGCGCCGGCCGACTTCACACGCGGCAAGGTCTCCTTCGGCGCCCTGATCCACCCCGACGACCGCGAACGGGTCTGGGCGCAGGTGCAGGCCGCCCTCCGGAACGACCAACCGTTCGAGTTGATCTACCGGATTCACACCGCCGCCGGCGCGGTACGGTGGGTCCGTGAGCGGGGACAGGCCGTCCGGTCCCCGGACGGGGACGTGCGCGCCCTCGAAGGCTTCATCAGCGACATCACCGAGGAGAAAAAGGCCAACGAGGTGCTGCGCATCAGCGAGGAGCGCTTCCGCCTGCTGTCGAAGGCCACCAACGACGCCGTCTGGGACTGGAACCTGGTCACCGATGAGGTCTGGTGGAACGAAGGCTTCGAAACCCTCTTCGGCTATCGCCGGGACGAAGTCGAGCCGACGAGTGCATCCCGGACCCGCCGCATCCATCCCGAGGACCACGACCGCATCGTCCCGGCCGTCCGGCAGGCCATCGAGCAGGGAGAAACGTACTGGTCGGGCGAGTACCGCTTCCGGCGCAAGGACGGCACCTATGCCTATGTGCTCGACCGCGGCTACATCATGCGGGACCCGGAGGGCAGGCCCGTGCGCATGATCGGCGGGATGACGGACCTGACCGAACGCAGGCAGGCCGAGCAGCGCCTGGCCGAACAGGCCACCCTGATCGACCAGGCCAGCGACGCCATCCTGGTGTGTGACCTCGACTACCGGGTGCGCCTGTGGAACCACGGCGCCGAACGGATCTACGGCTGGCAGGCCGCCGAGGTCGAGGGCACCCCGCTGACCCGGCGGCTCTTCGAGGACCCGGACGAGTTGCACCAGGTGACGGCCATCGTGCTGGAGAAGGGCACCTGGTCCGGCGAGATGAAGCACCGCACCCGAAACGGCACCACCGTGACCGTCTTCGGGCGCTGGACGCTGGTCCGGGACGAGTTCGGCCGGCCCAAATCCATCCTTGCCATCAACACCGACATCACCGAGCGCAAGAAACTCGAACAGCAGGTCCTGCGAGCCCAGCGCATGGAAAGCATCGGCACGCTCGCCGGCGGCATCGCCCACGACCTGAACAACGTGCTCGCCCCGATCCTGCTTTCGATCGAACTGTTGAAGATGGACGAGCCCAGCGAGGAACGCCGGCTCATCCTGGAGGACATCGAGGCCAACGCCCGGCGCGGGGCCGACATGGTCCGGCAGGTGCTCACGTTCGCCCGCGGCGACGAGGGCCGGCGCATCCCCATCGACGTGGCCGGGCTCGTGCGCGACGTGCGCAAGATTGTGCAGGATACCTTTCCCAAGGACATCCGCTTCAACCTGGCGCTCCCGGAGGGGCTCTGGACCGTCCTGGGCGACCCCACCCAGCTGCACCAGGTGCTGATGAACCTGTGCGTCAACGCGCGGGACGCCATGCCCGAAGGCGGCACCCTCACGATCACCCTGGAAAACACCGTGCTGGACGAGGTCTATGCCGGCATCAACCCGCAGGCGCGGCCGGGGCCCTACGTGGTGATCGTCGTGGAGGATACCGGCGTGGGCATCCCATCGAAGCTGCAGGATCGCATCTTCGAGCCCTTTTTCACGACCAAGGAGGTCGGCAAGGGGACGGGCCTGGGCCTGTCCACCTCGCTCTCGATCGTCACGCGGCACGGCGGCTTCATCAACGTCTACAGCGAGCCGGGCCGGGGCAGCCGGTTCAAGGTGTACCTGCCGGCCCGGGTCGAGCCGGCCGTGGCCGACGCCGCCGCCGTCGAACAGTCGCGGCTGCCGCGCGGGCAGGGCGAGACGGTGCTGGTCGTGGACGACGAGGAGAGCATCCGCAGCGCGGTGAAGCGCACGCTGGAACGCTTCGGTTACCGTGTGCTGCTGGCCGGCCACGGTGCCGAGGCCGTCTCGCTCTACGCCCGGCACGGCGATACGATCGACGTGGTCCTGACGGACATGGCCATGCCGGTCATGGACGGCCCGGCGACGATCGTCGCGCTGAAGGCCCTCGACCCGAACGTCCGCATCATCGGGTCCAGCGGGCTCGGCGGCAACGGGCACGTCGCCAAGGCGGCCGAGGCGGGCGTCCGGCACTTCATCCCCAAGCCGTACACGGCCGACGCGCTCCTGACGACGCTTCACGCCGTGCTGTCGGAGACCTCCTGA
- a CDS encoding chromosome segregation SMC family protein has protein sequence MYLSRLELHGFKSFATRTVIDFAPGITVVVGPNGCGKSNIVDAVRWVIGEQRARVLRSSKMENVIFNGTAKRKPLGMAEVLLTIENTRGVLPTEYAEVTLGRRLYRSGESEYLLNGVPCRLRDITDLFMDTGMGAGAYSVIELKMIDEILSEQAQDRRHLFEEAAGITKYKLRRAQTLRKLDGTQVDLTRLRDLVEELDRRVRSLKRQAAKAERYRDLEARLQALELALAQAEHDRLVGQERALVEALQGLRDRLEGHQARLARAEAELEVLRTRHIEQEQALTQRQAALQEHVDAVRRLEADRRLEAQQLETARRDLDRLARERDEAARQRTVLTRTADELAAACAAARPAREAA, from the coding sequence ATGTACCTCAGCCGGCTCGAACTGCACGGGTTCAAGAGTTTCGCCACGCGAACGGTCATCGACTTTGCTCCCGGAATCACGGTCGTGGTCGGTCCCAACGGGTGCGGTAAGTCGAACATCGTGGATGCGGTGCGCTGGGTGATCGGCGAGCAGCGGGCGCGGGTGCTGCGCTCGTCCAAGATGGAGAACGTCATCTTCAACGGCACGGCGAAGCGCAAGCCGCTGGGGATGGCCGAAGTGCTCCTGACGATCGAGAACACGCGTGGCGTGCTGCCCACCGAATACGCCGAGGTGACGCTCGGGCGGCGGCTCTACCGCTCCGGGGAGTCCGAGTACCTGCTCAACGGCGTGCCGTGCCGCCTGCGGGACATCACCGACCTCTTCATGGATACCGGCATGGGGGCCGGTGCCTATTCGGTCATCGAGCTCAAGATGATCGACGAGATCCTTTCGGAGCAGGCGCAGGACCGGCGCCACCTGTTCGAGGAGGCGGCGGGCATCACCAAGTACAAGCTGCGTCGTGCGCAGACCCTCCGCAAGCTCGATGGCACGCAGGTGGACCTGACCCGGCTGCGCGATCTGGTGGAGGAACTCGACCGGCGGGTGCGGAGCCTGAAACGCCAGGCCGCGAAGGCGGAACGCTACCGGGACCTGGAGGCGCGGCTGCAGGCGCTGGAGCTGGCACTGGCACAGGCCGAGCACGACCGCCTCGTCGGGCAGGAGCGGGCGCTGGTCGAGGCCCTGCAAGGGCTCCGGGACCGGCTGGAAGGGCATCAGGCCCGGCTGGCCCGTGCCGAGGCCGAGCTGGAGGTTCTCCGCACCCGTCACATCGAGCAGGAGCAGGCGCTCACGCAGCGGCAGGCGGCGCTACAGGAGCACGTCGACGCCGTGCGCCGGCTGGAGGCCGACCGTCGCCTGGAGGCCCAGCAACTGGAAACCGCCCGGCGCGACCTCGACCGCCTCGCGCGGGAGCGGGACGAGGCGGCACGACAGCGCACCGTGCTTACCCGCACCGCGGACGAACTGGCCGCGGCCTGTGCCGCCGCCCGGCCGGCCCGGGAGGCGGCCG